The Streptomyces achromogenes genome window below encodes:
- the nsdA gene encoding transcriptional repressor NsdA: MSGNGGSGNNAAGADRRPNELLTSWFVRSGWSKGELARQVNRRARQLGANHISTDTSRVRRWLDGENPREPIPRILSELFSERFGCVVSVEDLGLRAARQVPSATGVDLPWTAPQTVAQLSEFSRSDLMLARRGFLGTSLALCAGPSLIEPMQRWLVPSPPAPIEEPESVPTSRARGRLSRPELDLLESTTVMFRQWDAQCGGGLRRKAVVGQLHEVTDLLQEPQPESTSRRLFKVAAELAELAGWMSYDVGLQPTAQKYFVLALHAAKEAGDRPLGSYVLSSMSRQMIHLGRPEDALELIHLAQYGSRDCAGPRTQSMLYAMEARAYANMGQPGRCKRAVRMAEDTFAETDEWDEPDPDWIRFFSEAELYGENSHSFRDLAYVAGRSPAYASLAEPLMRRAVELFAGDGDHQRSFVLNLIGMATVHLLQREPEQSTVLATQAMKEAKKVRSERVNTRIRKTVDSAVRDFGDLSEVVDLTERLTVELPETAEAV; the protein is encoded by the coding sequence GTGAGCGGCAACGGCGGAAGCGGGAACAACGCTGCGGGCGCGGACAGGCGCCCGAACGAGCTGCTCACCTCGTGGTTCGTGCGGAGCGGCTGGTCGAAGGGCGAACTCGCACGTCAAGTCAACCGCCGGGCACGCCAGTTGGGTGCCAACCACATCTCCACCGACACCTCGCGCGTGCGCCGCTGGCTGGACGGCGAGAACCCCCGCGAGCCCATCCCCAGGATCCTCTCCGAGCTGTTCTCCGAGCGGTTCGGCTGCGTCGTCTCGGTCGAGGACCTCGGACTGCGCGCGGCCCGGCAGGTGCCCTCCGCGACCGGCGTCGACCTGCCGTGGACGGCCCCGCAGACGGTGGCCCAGCTCAGCGAGTTCTCGCGCAGCGACCTGATGCTGGCGCGCCGCGGCTTCCTCGGGACGTCGCTGGCCCTGTGCGCGGGGCCGTCCCTCATCGAGCCGATGCAGCGTTGGCTGGTCCCCTCGCCGCCCGCCCCGATCGAGGAGCCGGAGTCGGTGCCGACCAGCCGGGCCCGCGGCCGGCTCTCCCGGCCCGAGCTGGACCTGCTGGAGTCCACCACCGTGATGTTCCGGCAGTGGGACGCCCAGTGCGGCGGCGGCCTGCGCCGCAAGGCGGTCGTCGGGCAGCTGCACGAGGTGACCGACCTGCTCCAGGAGCCCCAGCCCGAGTCCACCTCGCGCCGGCTCTTCAAGGTCGCCGCCGAGCTGGCCGAGCTCGCCGGCTGGATGAGCTACGACGTGGGGCTCCAGCCGACCGCGCAGAAGTACTTCGTCCTGGCCCTGCACGCGGCCAAGGAGGCCGGCGACCGGCCGCTCGGCAGCTACGTGCTGTCGAGCATGAGCCGCCAGATGATCCACCTCGGCCGGCCGGAGGACGCGCTGGAGCTGATCCACCTCGCCCAGTACGGCAGCCGGGACTGCGCCGGCCCGCGCACCCAGTCCATGCTGTATGCGATGGAGGCCCGCGCCTACGCCAACATGGGCCAGCCCGGCCGGTGCAAGCGCGCCGTCCGGATGGCCGAGGACACCTTCGCCGAGACCGACGAGTGGGACGAGCCGGACCCGGACTGGATCCGCTTCTTCTCCGAGGCAGAGCTGTACGGGGAGAACAGCCACTCCTTCCGCGACCTCGCCTACGTCGCCGGCCGAAGCCCCGCCTACGCCTCACTGGCCGAGCCCCTGATGCGGCGGGCCGTCGAACTGTTCGCCGGCGACGGCGACCACCAGCGCTCGTTTGTGCTGAACCTGATCGGCATGGCCACGGTGCACCTGCTGCAGCGCGAGCCCGAGCAGAGCACCGTTCTCGCCACGCAGGCCATGAAGGAGGCCAAGAAGG